In Triticum urartu cultivar G1812 chromosome 6, Tu2.1, whole genome shotgun sequence, the following proteins share a genomic window:
- the LOC125512203 gene encoding UPF0481 protein At3g47200-like isoform X1 — MASRRRVEESVWVADVDAALSGHDPSTESAQWQWHCIYRVPACIKHLNLKAYQPQVVSLGPFHHGEPHLLPMDVHKRRSLLHLLRRARKPLSEFVVAVAGVAEQLEGAYQGLADDWRGALGCEEERRERFLEMMVTDGCFLLEVMRTASGFEVNDYAPNDPVFSNHGLLYTVPYIRRDMIMIENQLPLLVLHKLLAVETGKDEQNEELINRMVQRFLTPAAWPPATGVGLALHPLDILRRSLLYGPTQTAPPAPPDYAVPDDIIRSAEELYEAGVRFKRSRTSSLLDISFHRGVLRLPAIVVDDTTEYMLLNLMAFERLHAGAGNEVTAYVFFMDNMIDTAADVALLTCRRIVHNTVGSDKAVAKLFSGMSRDVVLEPQSALDDVHRQVNAYCRKRWNRWRANLVHTYFKSPWSFLSLAAAVFLLGMTIMQTVYTVLQFYQDATTS; from the exons ATGGCCTCTCGCCGGAGGGTTGAGGAGAGCGTGTGGGTGGCGGACGTGGACGCGGCGCTGAGCGGCCATGACCCGTCGACGGAGTCGGCGCAGTGGCAGTGGCACTGCATCTACCGCGTGCCAGCGTGCATCAAGCACCTGAATCTCAAGGCCTACCAGCCGCAGGTGGTGTCCCTGGGCCCTTTCCACCACGGCGAGCCGCACCTGCTGCCCATGGATGTGCACAAGCGCCGGTCGCTCCTCCACTTGCTCCGGCGCGCGCGCAAGCCACTGTCGGAGTTCGTGGTGGCCGTGGCCGGCGTGGCGGAGCAGCTAGAGGGCGCGTACCAGGGCCTCGCCGACGACTGGCGCGGCGCCCTCGGCTgcgaggaggagaggagggagaggTTCCTCGAGATGATGGTCACCGACGGGTGCTTCCTGCTGGAGGTGATGAGGACGGCGTCCGGTTTCGAGGTGAACGACTACGCGCCCAACGACCCCGTCTTCAGCAACCACGGCCTGCTCTACACCGTGCCCTACATCCGCCGCGACATGATCATGATCGAGAACCAGCTGCCGCTCCTCGTCCTCCACAAGCTCCTCGCCGTCGAGACCGGCAAAGATGAG CAGAACGAGGAGTTGATCAACCGGATGGTGCAGAGGTTTCTAACCCCGGCTGCTTGGCCTCCGGCGACCGGCGTCGGACTGGCGCTCCACCCGCTGGACATCCTCCGCCGGAGCCTGCTCTACGGCCCCACGCAGACGGCTCCCCCCGCGCCTCCGGATTACGCGGTCCCGGACGACATCATCCGGTCCGCCGAGGAGCTCTACGAGGCGGGCGTTCGGTTCAAGCGGAGCCGGACGAGCAGCCTCCTGGACATCAGCTTCCACCGCGGCGTGCTCCGCCTGCCGGCCATCGTGGTGGACGACACCACGGAGTACATGCTCCTGAACCTGATGGCGTTCGAGCGGCTGCACGCCGGCGCCGGCAACGAGGTGACCGCCTACGTCTTCTTCATGGACAACATGATCGACACGGCGGCGGACGTGGCGCTGCTGACCTGCAGGAGGATCGTCCACAACACGGTGGGCAGCGACAAGGCGGTGGCGAAGCTCTTCAGCGGGATGTCGAGGGACGTGGTGCTGGAGCCGCAGAGCGCGCTGGACGACGTGCACCGCCAGGTGAACGCCTACTGCCGGAAGAGATGGAACCGCTGGCGCGCCAACCTGGTGCACACCTACTTCAAGAGCCCCTGGTCGTTCCTCTCCCTCGCCGCCGCTGTCTTCCTCCTCGGCATGACCATCATGCAGACCGTCTACACCGTGCTACAGTTCTACCAGGATGCCACCACCAGCTAG
- the LOC125512203 gene encoding UPF0481 protein At3g47200-like isoform X2, whose translation MASRRRVEESVWVADVDAALSGHDPSTESAQWQWHCIYRVPACIKHLNLKAYQPQVVSLGPFHHGEPHLLPMDVHKRRSLLHLLRRARKPLSEFVVAVAGVAEQLEGAYQGLADDWRGALGCEEERRERFLEMMVTDGCFLLEVMRTASGFEVNDYAPNDPVFSNHGLLYTVPYIRRDMIMIENQLPLLVLHKLLAVETGKDENEELINRMVQRFLTPAAWPPATGVGLALHPLDILRRSLLYGPTQTAPPAPPDYAVPDDIIRSAEELYEAGVRFKRSRTSSLLDISFHRGVLRLPAIVVDDTTEYMLLNLMAFERLHAGAGNEVTAYVFFMDNMIDTAADVALLTCRRIVHNTVGSDKAVAKLFSGMSRDVVLEPQSALDDVHRQVNAYCRKRWNRWRANLVHTYFKSPWSFLSLAAAVFLLGMTIMQTVYTVLQFYQDATTS comes from the exons ATGGCCTCTCGCCGGAGGGTTGAGGAGAGCGTGTGGGTGGCGGACGTGGACGCGGCGCTGAGCGGCCATGACCCGTCGACGGAGTCGGCGCAGTGGCAGTGGCACTGCATCTACCGCGTGCCAGCGTGCATCAAGCACCTGAATCTCAAGGCCTACCAGCCGCAGGTGGTGTCCCTGGGCCCTTTCCACCACGGCGAGCCGCACCTGCTGCCCATGGATGTGCACAAGCGCCGGTCGCTCCTCCACTTGCTCCGGCGCGCGCGCAAGCCACTGTCGGAGTTCGTGGTGGCCGTGGCCGGCGTGGCGGAGCAGCTAGAGGGCGCGTACCAGGGCCTCGCCGACGACTGGCGCGGCGCCCTCGGCTgcgaggaggagaggagggagaggTTCCTCGAGATGATGGTCACCGACGGGTGCTTCCTGCTGGAGGTGATGAGGACGGCGTCCGGTTTCGAGGTGAACGACTACGCGCCCAACGACCCCGTCTTCAGCAACCACGGCCTGCTCTACACCGTGCCCTACATCCGCCGCGACATGATCATGATCGAGAACCAGCTGCCGCTCCTCGTCCTCCACAAGCTCCTCGCCGTCGAGACCGGCAAAGATGAG AACGAGGAGTTGATCAACCGGATGGTGCAGAGGTTTCTAACCCCGGCTGCTTGGCCTCCGGCGACCGGCGTCGGACTGGCGCTCCACCCGCTGGACATCCTCCGCCGGAGCCTGCTCTACGGCCCCACGCAGACGGCTCCCCCCGCGCCTCCGGATTACGCGGTCCCGGACGACATCATCCGGTCCGCCGAGGAGCTCTACGAGGCGGGCGTTCGGTTCAAGCGGAGCCGGACGAGCAGCCTCCTGGACATCAGCTTCCACCGCGGCGTGCTCCGCCTGCCGGCCATCGTGGTGGACGACACCACGGAGTACATGCTCCTGAACCTGATGGCGTTCGAGCGGCTGCACGCCGGCGCCGGCAACGAGGTGACCGCCTACGTCTTCTTCATGGACAACATGATCGACACGGCGGCGGACGTGGCGCTGCTGACCTGCAGGAGGATCGTCCACAACACGGTGGGCAGCGACAAGGCGGTGGCGAAGCTCTTCAGCGGGATGTCGAGGGACGTGGTGCTGGAGCCGCAGAGCGCGCTGGACGACGTGCACCGCCAGGTGAACGCCTACTGCCGGAAGAGATGGAACCGCTGGCGCGCCAACCTGGTGCACACCTACTTCAAGAGCCCCTGGTCGTTCCTCTCCCTCGCCGCCGCTGTCTTCCTCCTCGGCATGACCATCATGCAGACCGTCTACACCGTGCTACAGTTCTACCAGGATGCCACCACCAGCTAG